The segment CATCTGAAGCACATAAAAATCCAATATTGATCTCctgtagttgttgttttctgtttaaatctTTCCGTTAATCCTATATGTCTTTTGTAAATGAGAAGGCAAAGAGCTGTGTGGAGAACATGAGATGGAATATGCCATTTGTCACAGCTACCATCTCCAGCATCGgtgatgatttaaaatgtggatttacTGCTGTCTTGGACCCCTGCCAAGCATCTACAATGCTGTTTACTGCAAGATTGAAAGAGAGGGCTGCTTTGAATACTGCTTTAGTCTGTTTTGAGCCAAGATTAATCTACTTGTTTTGCCCACTTGGGGGCTGCAGATCAagcagtaaacacaacattcacaAATAATCACTGTAAAAAGATGTTGTGGCCAATGTGTTAGCCAACAGTTGCctttttacacatccagcagacatgacagtcgtgtttctggccacctaAAGAATGTAAGACAGattttcactctctttttagctctggtttggtaTCCACCggctcctgagggaaatatttgtctctgtggCGTCTTAATTCTCGACTCTGTTCACCAGCTAGCCACTAACCTGGTCTGTCCGCTGTTGCACAGGAACATGAAGCAGGTTTATCTGAGCGTTTTCTctaaaaaacatttggaaatgaAGCTGGTGGTGAGCCAAAATAATGAAGTCGTGGttatgtgaaaccaaaacaatgagctgaaaggtgctaaaaAGTATGGTAGAGCTTAAGCGAGCTGTTTTTGCCAATATAAGATGACTGAATTGAAACCATTTCACTTCGTCTATTTCCCTttgtttctagtctttgtgctaaggtAAGGTAAGGCCAGGCTGCTGCTTTAGCTTCATATCACATTGGTATTGATCTTCACATCTATTTctcggcaagaaagcaaataagtgtatttccccCAAATGTTTAAGTAtacctttaatttgaaaaacatATTGATTGTTGCAGCTTTAGGACAATCCTTGTGTAGCTCTCATCTATTTTGGCTTCTCTGGAGCCTGACTGACTGTAAGATTAAGTTCCATCGCCCAAATGAAAAGGATCTTTAGAGAGTCTGTGAGATAAGACGGCAGTATAATATCACCACGGACATCATCCACACGCAGAAACATTATCAGTCACTCATGCTTTAATGGGCCGACTGAGGCTTCCCTTTGAGACCTGCTCCACCTGTGGCTGGACTTCAACACGTCAAATCAAATTAGGGACCCGGAGtgtgatgaaaaacaacatacCACAGCTCCCCATGTGAATTCTGCACTTCTTCATAGCAATGTGTGATAAGAGTCTGGGAGGGAAAGACAGCATTAGCCTATCTGCTATCCTGTTTCTCTGCCAACTTTCTTTCTCCCGTCGCTTTATCAAAAACACAGCCATGTCCGACACGTCGACTttgtgagagagatgagaaagtATCTCAACCTGGCGGGATTGTTGTGAGAGCATGTGTTGGACGACAAACGAACAAAGTAATGACAAAAAACTTCAGTTCTGACTCCAAATGTATCcaagacaataataataataattcatgcaACTCTGTTTATCCTGCTTTATTCATGCTTATATGATTCACCATGACAGTCTCCCAgctgttgtggtgtttttgtgaaatatacTGTGCAGGAGGCTGTTTTGAGCAGCTCTCACTCATGCTGTGTAATTGGCTCTTGGACACAGCGAGGTAACCCACTCCCAcctctgtccatccatctatgTATCCGTCCAACTCCGCAGTTTCCCCTGCTGGCACCTTGTCTCTTATACACACCACACTAGCCACACAATGAGCGTTACCTATTTGTGATTTCAACTGATGAACTGCTGTCATGCTAAATCCTTAAGTCAGGTTCAAGACCATGCAGAGTGGTGTCAGTTATTAGCAATGCAAGAAAGCCTCACCCACTCAAGACACTGGCGTGACACTAGCCGACAGGCACACATTGATGATTTCAGCCTGTTTGCTGTTGCAGCTTATAAATCACCTCTTAACATGCACTCTTACATCTGGAGTTCTTCAGTCACAGCTCTCGTTGCGTTTTATTTCCTACTTGGAAATGACAGTTATTTGCATgattttataaagaaaaatctgtttgcaTATTGTCTCAAAGCATCTTCAAAGAAAAGAATCAGCCCTGATATTTTgccaaagaaatgtttttaatggtttgGCGGGAGTGTTTAATGCCCGACATTGAGatgctgaaacattttctcataaCATCCGCCAAGATATACCGCAAATCATGTGacctttatgtttttattgtggcaGGTTGCCGTGCGCTCATTTATAGACCCATGGAAAAGGTACTGAGTTGTTTAATCTGGTATATGTGACACATTGTGATTCTCATTGGTCCCCCTCTCTGCATGCGGAGTGAGACTCGAAGCATGAAaatatgtctgacagctgtgAGGGGGAAAACACATGCAGCTGATAAGCTTGAGTTAAAACAACTGGgtgttcagctggaggtgatcACAAAATATTTCTACCAGCAAAGACACATTCCAGTTTTGACAAGATTCAGTTTTAATTAagccaccacaaacacacccggggaagaaaaaagagaaagaaaattagaGATGCcacattgttgcttttttttgtcagcaacccacattttattttggcagaACAAAAATACTGTAACGAGTTCAAGAGCTCTTAATGAGGtctcacatgcatgcatgtgtgcacgaCGTGGACTCAGAGAATAAAAGATTATTACTACAATTAGTATACCATTAATATCACATTATTATTGAAGTCCAGTCGTCCCTTCGGACCTATTTCCCCCTCACTAGGTCTGCACAAATCAATAACAACTGACAAAATCATGATTGATAACACGAGTGAGGGAATCATATTTGGTAATGCTGCCACCTAGTGAGCATGTTCGGCTGaaacaaagaagtttaaaatgAAGTTTACACCTGAATTACAAATATATTGCGTcataaaaaacaaccaaacaccTGCAGTAGAAACAGTTAACCAGCTGTGTGCACACTTCTGTTCCGGTTCAAAAGAAACAGGCAGTTATagtaatttttatgttttattgctcATTATGTAGAATTTATGGGGCGGATATGACATTCAGCTTTAATGATTTCTGTTGATTGGATGATTATAAACGGTCTGAGACATTTGTAGAGATTAGAGAGGCGACTAAGTCGATTATCAGACGTGTATAGatgcaaatgttttttgacATTGCAGCAGTACTAGCTGGTACTATGcatacacagtacatatattTCCAGATTAATACAGGCAAATGTCTTATTATTGAATACTTCTACTATTCTGTAACCATCAGGTTCGTTATAAATCTTTCCGGGTTCAGTTGCATGTACACATCTGATTATCTCCATTGAGAGTTATTACTGTTACAGAATCTCTTCATCTTTTGGGTCAGTTATATTGCAGCAGAAGATATGAAGTCCTAAAATGGAGATTATTTACTTATGATTGGGAAAGGTACCAGGACatttgaatttatatttatgtcCCAGATTCAGCTGGGATTGGGTCCAGCCTTCCCCGTGacccctgataaggataagcggttatggaaaaaatggatggatggatgataaaGTTCTACAAGCTTTAAGAACATGAAGTTTCAGATAGAGAACTCCACGTCTACAGTTCCCTCTGCAGCCACTTGGTGATGCTCTCTCAACATGCATTATGCTGCCGAGGCTTATACATGACatttaggggggaaaaaaaatagactgaACAGATGAAATATTACAGGCTCATTTTACACTGATAAGTCAATAAGCCAGGTGAAAGCCTCATTTTTCTTATTAGATCTGTTTCACAATGACAGAGGAGATGAACATGAAGAGAAGCAGTGCAGTGAGTCATCTGTTTTAAACTCCGAGACATTTAAAGTGTTGATTACAGTTCAATAGAAGCAAAATGTCTCTGTGATAGTTTGTATGTTCTGTGAAGACgcagaacaaatcaaatcaaatgactGGCTTAGAAAAGATTTCACAAACCCTAATTATTGAATTTATATGTTCACATAAGTCATCTGTAAACATCTGTAAAAAGCAACGTGAATTGCTGAAACAAGTTGAATGAACTCTATTTTGTTACAAGGATTTGAGGACATTTCTTGGCATTACAACCTGTCAGCTGTCGTATATAACACACGGGGCACAGAGGTCTTAATGAAACTCTGCTGTCATACTCGACACTTGGAACAAAATCCCGAGCTGTGCTGTTTTCTCCAATATCCCGTCTTCTTTACGCTCTGTCAAGTAGCGGCCAGAAGCATCCCaaaactcatcatcatcatcgttagAGTGGTTGCAAGGAGCGAAGGCTGATCCTCTGTGTTGGAAAAGAAATTCCATCACTACCTCCTCATCAATCAGTCCTCCCAGAGTCAGCAGCGCCAGTCGCTTGGGCATCAGATGAATGCTGACATGCTGGGAAAGAGACTGAAAGTCCAGCATCATATACGTTTTCAGAAATGAAAGGCTTGTTGGAGAACATCCAAGGTGGTAGGAAATGACATACATCGGTCGACCAACATTTCCAAGACTCGATAAAAGCTTGAATTCATCCAAAATACTCAAACGTAAGCAACTGTGAAACCAATTGAGTCAGGCAGGGAAAACAGCACAACCTGATATATACTTTCTATCCACTCCAAGATGAGTGAACCGCACTGAAGCCTATTACGGCAAGTACCTGTTTCGCAAGATGAGTGGGGAAATGGATAGCAAACATCCATCAAACATTTTACAATTCCCTCAAACGAGCAATCAGGGGTGttgatgtactgtacacacagactcTTAAGTAGAAATCTGTGGGTTTTGTTCAAAGGACTTTGCTGACAAATCATATGAGCTGAGCAATCATTTCCAGACATGGCAAAGCACCGAACGCCGTCTAAAAGTAATACGATGGCGTCAAACATGTCCTCAGTCAGCCCAGGGGAGGTGACGGAGGTGATTCAGCACCGAGTTTTCAAACTAATAAGTttgggttctggaggcagacaccctcttcacatttaaaagcaggTTTAAGATGTTCCCCTTTGATAGAGCTTAGAGTTATGGCTGTGCTCAGGTAAGCCCCGAACCATCCCGTActtatgctgctataggcccAGACTGCCGagggacttcccatgatgcactgagctcccTTTCCATCTGTGCACAGTCATGTCCCATAAACACATCTTACTAACTTAGtttttctgcttcctcctcttgtaggttctcatggatcgtggctacGCTGAGATAAGAGGATTGTGCCTTCTGCTGTGGTCCTGCCTGACGCACACTACAAATACTGTTTATTATTAACTCTATTAGTCATATTTCTATTGTAATTATAGCATtcattattattgctgctgtgcatctttgtctctttccgCTCTATAAACTCAACCGGTCACGGGAGACTGCTGTCCACCATGAGCCGGGTtgtgctcgaggtttctgcagaagaagaagtgtttccTTGCCACTGCCAACAAATGCTCGTTGATTTCATGGTGGAAAATTGttccaaatgtaaatattataacGATCGCAGACTAGTTTTGCTCTGGAAAGTTtcctgagataacttctgttgtgttttggcgCTCTATGAATAAAATGGAATTGAATTAATAGACTGTTAGAATTGTTATGggattttctatccttaggctacacaaggtcacgtgtgggccttgaggtccttggcagtattaattgtttgtctttgactaggtgccaccatatctcaacactgtggtgtccagggtcaaagagacctattgctgccttcctagacataatagatagcttgttgttgatgttccaatctgtgtaaacagacatctgtgtctccagactagaatatgctgacaataacacctccatgggtaaagacattctctttgactaattctgggtgtattgtatttgtggtgttatcttggggtttaaagtcgatccaccaggatgagttgggctCGActgaggcacttctgatgaactttgagagtgtctctaattcttcttgatcattcttccttcctgacctcaccgtTGACCTTTGAGTTCAGCAATTTCTACACAACAAGAATAATCAGAAAAGTCACAAATTATGGGTCCTTCATAAACGACCACAAAATATGAGAGTATTCATACACTTAATGACATCATGTGTTTCCAGTAGCTGCCACAGTGAGTGCACAAGAAGACTGTAAGAATGTGGAAGTTTATTAGAGAGTCACCGAGACACACTTGGTTAATGAGGCCATCCTGTGACGCACCGCATGTTTTATTGACTTTTCCTATAAAGAACAAATGTAGCAGAATCAAACATGATGCATTGCAGTTACAAAAGGGAGAGAGTGGAAAAGAGCTGAACATGTATGAGATGTGAGCATGAGCAATTAAATCAGGGGTGCAATGTCATCAATTCAGTTCTGGCTGGGGACTTTTGTTGCAGGTTATACCTCTTTGACTCGTCTATTTGCAACAAAATGTAGAGAAggtatttcatttttcactatCTTTGACATGATGCTGGATGTTAAGGACACATCACCTCAGTAGGGTTTGAGGTCCTTTTGAACTGCTCTGAACAGCTGTAACACAGCGTCCGTCCacacctctctctgctgctggttgcTGACTCGAGCGAGCGTCTGAGTGGTGTACACCAGGGTCAGCACAGTCCGCTCAAAGTCCTGCCAGCTCAGAGGTTGCTGACGCTGGGCGAGCATCGCTGTGAGACGGCGAATGTCAGAGAGCCTCTTGGGAAGGACGTCGTCACAGATGACCTCCAGCTTCTCCACTCTCCTCAGGGAGGCCAGCTCCTCATCTGGGATCATCATTGTGTGTTCCACGCCTTGGATCTGCATTCCAGCCAGCAGGATCTGGGATCGTGGGTCCATCAAGAAAAAATACTCAGGAACTATCTACTTATACTACAAAGTAACTTGCTAGTTATAGATTTTAACTTACCAAAAAACACCTTGTAATCTAATCTACAATTTTAATAAATGCTCCTCATAAATGTCCAGAAAGGTTTGTGTAAACACATACTTCACATATATTTCCACAATTAGCAGGACAGCTGCATTACAgcgttcatttttttaattaaactgagcTCACAGCATGTGGAAGACGCGCCACAAATATGTGATTTGGACAGATCTTCTGCACATTCTCAACATATTGAAATTGATTTCCAGTAATGAACCACAGAGCCATGAACTATTTGAACACTTCTAAACCCACAGGATCTAAACTGACCTCATAAAGAAGGTTGACATCCTCCATTGAATGCTGGAACGTGGGGTTGATCAGCGAATATGTCCCGCGTTTTATCCGATATGCAGATGGATACAGAGCTAGAACGCATAAGGACAGGAAATTAGATTAGAAGATTTTCAAGAAATAAGACACCACGCGACTATCCAACGCGGCATGCCTGTGGGTGGGCCAGTGGTTGAGTAAACACAGATACATTACTGCTCAAATATTATGCAGGTGTGATAGAATCTGGCCCCAGATGTGCAGAGGGTAATTGGTCTTCGACCTGAACCACAGATGGTTCTATATTTACAAGTGGCAGTGGCTTGTGGATCCAGAGGTGAGATATCCGTGCTCACAGAGGGGCAGGTGTCGCCGACCTAATGTAGTCAGATTTCAAGATGTCAGTCCATGTGTGTAGCCGACCATGGATCCTGTAATCTAAAGGTGTCCAGATAGGGCTGGAATGAACCCCAGAGTTGCTGCTGCTACATCTCTATGATAAAATACCAtgaaattcatattttactgcAGGTGATAACCGGAGGCAATTCCCCATGGCCACACACCTCATCTGCAGagatggaaagtaactaagtacatctACTCAAGTACTCATTTTTGGAGGTACTGGCACTTTACCGCAGTTGCTGTTTTCATTCCTCAGCACTGAAAGTAATACATTTATCTAATAGCTGTAGTGTTACTGTAATTATAGAATTAAA is part of the Larimichthys crocea isolate SSNF chromosome XX, L_crocea_2.0, whole genome shotgun sequence genome and harbors:
- the fam180a gene encoding protein FAM180A, encoding MRQWWTPLIVVYLSFYLAATQHHRKALYPSAYRIKRGTYSLINPTFQHSMEDVNLLYEILLAGMQIQGVEHTMMIPDEELASLRRVEKLEVICDDVLPKRLSDIRRLTAMLAQRQQPLSWQDFERTVLTLVYTTQTLARVSNQQQREVWTDAVLQLFRAVQKDLKPY